A region from the Cannabis sativa cultivar Pink pepper isolate KNU-18-1 chromosome 9, ASM2916894v1, whole genome shotgun sequence genome encodes:
- the LOC115723650 gene encoding agamous-like MADS-box protein AGL11: MTLPLKLIPNEKARRVTFSKRKSSLIKKAYELSTLCDVKVCLIIKDSTNQPSNNPIATWPKDPHKVRSLINDYKIAKTTQKPSSKSLQNLTDFLKERINKVNKEIEKLCQSQEKSKGIVVGNGSNQEKLNGNQLCKFASELDNKMKQLNLRMRHLISSHNFKLQMLLQQHQMISSSSKAPLFGMNYHNITSLLNSNDYVFDKYYNGNGTNLFQEDQRDQHGQYYDLKINGSNNNNMLEFGGVGELQQNDENVMS; encoded by the coding sequence ATGACATTACCATTGAAATTGATACCAAATGAGAAAGCAAGAAGAGTAACATTTTCAAAGAGAAAGAGTAGTCTAATCAAGAAAGCTTATGAGTTAAGCACACTTTGTGATGTTAAAGTTTGCTTAATAATCAAAGATTCAACCAACCAACCTTCAAATAATCCTATAGCCACATGGCCTAAGGATCCTCACAAAGTAAGGTCTCTAATCAATGATTACAAAATTGCCAAAACTACTCAAAAACCATCTTCAAAAAGTCTCCAAAACTTGACTGATTTCTTAAAGGAAAGAATCAACAAAGTCAACAAGGAGATTGAGAAATTATGTCAAAGTCAAGAAAAGTCAAAGGGTATTGTTGTTGGTAATGGTAGTAACCAAGAAAAACTTAATGGTAACCAACTTTGTAAGTTTGCTTCTGAATTGGATAACAAAATGAAACAATTGAATTTGAGAATGAGACATTTGATTTCTTCTCACAATTTCAAGCTTCAAATGCTACTACAACAACATCAGatgatttcttcttcttcaaaagcTCCTCTATTTGGCATGAATTATCATAATATCACTAGTCTATTGAACTCTAATGATTATGTATTTGATAAGTACTATAATGGTAATGGTACTAATCTTTTTCAAGAAGATCAACGTGATCAACATGGTCAATATTATGATTTGAAAATTAATGGTAGTAACAACAACAATATGTTGGAATTTGGAGGAGTAGGGGAGCTACAACAAAATGATGAGAATGTGATGAGCTAA